In Desulfotignum phosphitoxidans DSM 13687, one DNA window encodes the following:
- a CDS encoding amidohydrolase → MTPDLILHNATLYSPGHTRFSKNQSVGSGHGASVTALATAGNRIMALGDDKTILAMAGPTTRILNLDQKLVLPGFIDTHFHFYEWAVNLNSIDFAQTRNFAGMETAIREKSRLLGPDHWILGQGFNESDWPENRMPDRLDLDMAAPDNPVCIWRCDLHLAVANSRALSLAGIDSTAPDPPDGVIVRDGTGIPTGVLKEMAPNLIRNVLPALTFENLLENMEKAMAKAHALGLTGIHDIRLMGGEEGAVALQAWQSLHAAGKLTLRCHVALPGEMTRQAIDLGLCSGFGDDMLRIGHLKFFSDGGMGARTAWMTEPYLDAAYGMSLTPIQEIEQAVIQADRAGLSCMVHAVGDRAVHEVLSVFAGVEALNQSACRIPHRMEHAQMILPRDLETLKRLKNLAVSCQPNNMSLDISMIDQCVGKRGKYAYNFKNILETGIPTMFSSDAPVADPNPFAGIFSAVTRRRMDHTPDTGWYPDQCLTVDQAVQGYTLTPAATSGMGDVTGSLIVGKKADLIVTDRNIFSIDPKDIAATRVVLTLFNGKIVYERQ, encoded by the coding sequence ATGACACCTGATCTGATTTTACACAATGCCACCCTGTATTCGCCCGGACACACCCGCTTTTCAAAAAATCAGTCTGTGGGTTCAGGCCATGGGGCTTCTGTCACGGCACTGGCAACCGCAGGAAACCGGATCATGGCCTTAGGTGATGACAAAACCATTCTGGCCATGGCCGGGCCGACCACCCGGATTTTGAATCTGGATCAGAAACTGGTGCTGCCCGGATTCATCGATACCCATTTCCATTTTTATGAATGGGCCGTCAACCTGAACAGCATTGATTTTGCTCAGACCCGGAATTTTGCCGGAATGGAAACAGCCATCCGGGAAAAATCCCGACTCCTGGGTCCGGATCACTGGATTCTGGGACAGGGATTCAATGAATCCGACTGGCCGGAAAACCGAATGCCCGACCGTCTGGACCTGGATATGGCGGCCCCGGACAACCCGGTGTGCATCTGGCGCTGTGACCTTCATCTGGCCGTGGCCAACTCCAGGGCCCTGTCTCTGGCCGGCATTGATTCCACCGCCCCGGATCCGCCGGACGGGGTGATTGTGCGGGACGGCACCGGTATACCCACCGGCGTTCTCAAGGAAATGGCCCCCAATCTGATCCGGAATGTGTTGCCGGCCCTGACCTTTGAAAACCTGCTGGAAAATATGGAAAAGGCCATGGCAAAGGCCCATGCCCTGGGGTTGACCGGGATTCATGATATCCGGCTCATGGGCGGGGAAGAAGGGGCCGTGGCTTTGCAGGCCTGGCAGTCCCTGCATGCCGCAGGCAAACTGACCCTGCGGTGCCATGTGGCTTTGCCCGGGGAAATGACCCGCCAGGCCATTGATCTGGGGTTGTGCTCCGGGTTCGGGGATGACATGCTGCGCATCGGACATTTGAAATTTTTCAGCGACGGGGGCATGGGGGCCCGGACCGCCTGGATGACTGAACCTTACCTGGATGCCGCATACGGCATGTCTTTGACCCCCATCCAGGAGATCGAACAGGCCGTGATCCAGGCGGATAGGGCCGGACTTTCCTGCATGGTACATGCCGTGGGGGACCGGGCCGTTCATGAGGTCCTTTCCGTGTTTGCAGGGGTGGAAGCGCTGAACCAGAGCGCCTGCCGCATTCCCCACCGCATGGAACACGCCCAGATGATCCTGCCCCGGGACCTGGAAACCCTGAAGCGATTAAAAAATCTGGCAGTTTCCTGCCAGCCCAACAATATGAGCCTGGACATTTCCATGATCGACCAATGTGTCGGGAAAAGAGGCAAATACGCCTATAATTTCAAGAATATCCTGGAAACGGGCATTCCCACGATGTTCAGTTCGGATGCCCCCGTGGCAGACCCCAATCCATTTGCCGGCATTTTTTCCGCCGTCACCCGCCGGCGCATGGACCACACGCCTGACACCGGGTGGTACCCGGACCAGTGCCTGACCGTGGATCAGGCGGTTCAAGGATATACCCTGACCCCGGCTGCAACGTCGGGCATGGGGGATGTGACCGGCAGCCTGATCGTGGGAAAAAAGGCGGATCTCATTGTCACGGACCGCAATATTTTCAGCATCGATCCGAAAGATATTGCCGCAACCCGGGTGGTACTGACCCTGTTCAACGGAAAGATCGTGTATGAACGACAATGA
- a CDS encoding proline racemase family protein gives MIPFNDLSRLYDGDAPVITTIDSHTEGEVTRLIVDGIPPVPGRTMMEKLTHFKTGYDAVRSLLTKEPRGSRQVLAALVTKPVTPDAAFGLIYMDARRYPYLCGHATIGAVTTLFRTGTLTLAEGENRVGIDTPSGRMTSIAHVRDGCLTSVSIQMVPAFVFATDQQIRVDGFGTIPVDLVCAGGFFAMVDTRRIDLTPALENRQILVDLGMKIIDAANEQLTVTHPERPDVTTVDVTEFYDCVPSSGTARGRGMVVYGESHMDRSPCGTGTAAKLALLHHYKKIEPNEPYINASPLGTTFEARLVEKTKIGDFEASVTQISGKAWITGVHHFTLDQTDPFQQGYLV, from the coding sequence ATGATCCCTTTTAATGATTTATCGCGACTGTATGATGGTGATGCCCCCGTGATCACCACCATTGATTCTCATACCGAAGGTGAGGTGACCCGCCTGATCGTGGACGGGATTCCCCCGGTTCCCGGCCGGACCATGATGGAAAAACTGACCCATTTTAAAACCGGTTATGACGCGGTCCGAAGCCTTCTGACCAAAGAGCCCCGGGGATCCCGCCAGGTGCTGGCCGCCCTGGTCACAAAACCTGTGACACCGGATGCCGCGTTCGGTCTCATCTACATGGATGCCCGGCGATATCCCTATCTGTGCGGCCATGCCACCATCGGCGCGGTGACAACGCTTTTCCGCACCGGCACCCTGACCCTGGCCGAAGGAGAAAACCGGGTGGGTATCGACACCCCGTCCGGTCGGATGACGTCAATCGCCCATGTCCGGGACGGGTGTTTGACATCCGTGTCCATCCAGATGGTGCCCGCGTTTGTCTTTGCCACGGATCAGCAGATCCGGGTGGACGGGTTCGGGACCATTCCCGTGGACCTGGTGTGTGCCGGCGGATTTTTCGCCATGGTGGACACGCGCCGGATCGACCTGACACCGGCCCTGGAAAACAGACAGATCCTGGTGGACCTGGGCATGAAAATCATTGACGCCGCCAATGAACAGCTCACGGTGACCCATCCGGAACGACCGGATGTCACCACCGTGGATGTGACCGAATTTTATGATTGTGTCCCATCCAGCGGCACGGCCCGGGGCCGGGGCATGGTGGTATATGGTGAATCCCACATGGACCGCTCCCCCTGCGGCACGGGCACGGCCGCCAAACTGGCCCTGCTGCACCATTACAAAAAAATTGAACCAAACGAACCCTATATCAATGCCAGTCCCTTAGGAACCACCTTTGAAGCCCGGCTGGTGGAAAAAACAAAGATCGGGGATTTTGAAGCCAGCGTCACCCAGATTTCCGGAAAGGCCTGGATCACCGGGGTGCATCATTTCACTTTGGATCAAACAGATCCGTTTCAGCAAGGATACCTCGTCTGA